The following nucleotide sequence is from Schistosoma mansoni strain Puerto Rico chromosome 4, complete genome.
CCACCTCGTCCAAAAACCGAAACAGAATAGTTTCCGAAACTGAACGCAGAAATCGATTAATTTGATGACTAGCTTTTGACTTATTTATTCAGCAGTTAACTTTATAAGTTGTGAATCagcttatcattattatcattccaatattttatatttataatttaagtTCACCTGATGATAGAATCGcctatttacttataattattCAACTAAAGCGGCATGTTTTTTAGTACGAAACGGGTTGTAAAAATGAACTAAAAACACATATTTATATCatgaataaatacatttaaaacAAAAGACTGAACAAGGCGTTTTTATATGAGAATATTACAGTTAGCGCCGTCTTATAGATCTACTAGAACTTCTTGATGATGACCAACTACGACTAGAGTTCCTCCCACGACGCGTTCTCCTGTGACGACGTTTATGACGACGAGCACTCGAGCTATGAGATCGAGAGTCTCTGGAGAATGATCTGGAACGAGACCTAGACCAAGAACGATTACGACTTGGATAGCTGGTACGTGTGCCCCAATTCGTCGAAGCTCTTGTTGAAAATGAACGAGAACGTGATCTTGTATAATAGGAACGACTGACTGGAGAGTAACGTCCACGACTGCCCCTACCCCTGCTTCTGGAGTCCGAAAAGTCACTCCTTTGCATTTTGCGTGCCGATGAGCTTATGGACCGACATCTCTTACGAGAACGCTTAGGTCTGCTGGAACTTCTTGAAGAGGATCCAGATGAGGAAGATGAAGATGCAGAACTAGAACTGGATGAATGAGACCTTCCTCTGATTGCAGTTGGTTTTTTGACCTGAAAATATGAGAAAAATATGTTTCATAATTTACAATTGAATCAAAGTTAGGAAATTAATTGTCATTTACTAGGCCGATATACAAGGAAGAGTTACTGCTGTATGTTCACCGAAATTACAAAAGAAAAGTAATATGAATCTTATTTATATACAAAAGTTGAACTATTATGTGGCGACGTTATACGACGAAACTGAATCTCATGAccgtaatttatttttttataacgTCTAATATACTCGACATTGTATGCCACTGAGTCAATCTGCAGTGTGATTCAAGTTAAAAACTGCACTGTAGTTATTTGTCGGTTAATGATATTGTGAACCCTTCATCCATTCGTCTGAAAACAATCTACATATGACATTAATAAATATGTAGAAATTATGTTTCATGATCACATCTCATAGCATTCTTTGACGAACGTAACGCATCCTATAAGACAAGGAAGCTTGTGTTTACAACAAAGCACACTTGTTTATAAATCtttataaaaattactatattGGGCATTTTGACACAGTTGATTTCCCAGTTTATTACCCTAGGAAAATGTATGGTGCAATTCACTAGAAATCTTTCTATCGATATGAGACTTAACATTACTTTGAGAATTTTTAAATAACCAATACTGAGTTTTGGATTACTGAAAATTTTAATGGACGATAAATGGCTCTCAGTAAAAGACAAAAAGTTCATACTCACAGTATATTTTTCGAAAAATGAATTAAAGATTTTAGTTAAACGAAAAGTATAACTATCCCATCGAATATAAAGATTATAACTGTTGCCATCAACCATTATTGTAGATTACTATGCAGTCTACCGTAATTGGTCAAAGGTGATGAGcattatgataaattatttacttgATCTCTGTATCAAGCttctaattaaataaataaatatcaaagcTATGTGAAGCTTTAAACCGAAAATGGATAGTTCTCGCCAATCTTACGAATTAAAACCCAGCAGCTGCAAAAAATACGACATCTATTTGCTACAGTGCAGTACTCTAATGTGTTAAGTATCAGTTTTGAACTGTTACAGGTTCGAACTCCGTGCCATCTACTTTAGTCTAAGTGGGTGTATAATGTTACAATCTGTTACAAATAAAATATGGTTCAAAGCCGAATATGAAATCCTGTTTTTTGTAGATAGTTTACACTGGATAGAAATTAACATGTTCCTTTAAGTATATGCAGAATATTAGTTACTTCTTTTTAACGTCTCAACACTAATATAATATCCATCTCTGTATATGCAATTTAGAAAATACGGTTATCTAACAGGTAAAACTAAGTCAATCATTTCACTGGAACTTTTTACAAGATTTGAGAATTCGGACAGCGAATCGACTACCAATGCAGAATAAGTGAACGCGACATAAACATACTTGATTTCTAGATATTGGAGGAACTTGGGGTTTGATCATAGTTGGCACGGTTGGGATAGACGTAGTTTCATTAGAAGCAGGAATTGAGTTTTCTAGTTTTTCCTTATTATCAATGACAGCGGCGGgagaattttcatttttatgtaAATGTACTTCATTCTTAGAAGAATCCTCTTGTACTACACGAAGCCTCTGTAGAACTGAAGTACTATTTGGACCTTGGGTTTTTGCAGTAGCTAAAGTTTTCTCGTCTTTGTTTACAGACTCATCAAGTTCAACTTTATCGCCTGTTTCCCAATGTTTGTTAGTCCATGGACCTAGATGTTGATTTGTATTTTTCTCCACGATTTGAGGGGAATTTTCCCACTTACTGGTTGTAACAGTATTCTTTGGAACGAAAATAGCAATAAGTAGAACTGTTAACTTGTGCTCAGATAATCAATTAAATCTTAGggaattataataaatatattgcaTTTTTATTGAATACCTGAAAAATTTAATATACATGAAGTAACGTGGTTTCACTGGAATCAATACCCGTACAATCGGTTGGTATTATAAATTGTGCTGATGCTGATTTTACATGGAACCatatgattttttaaaaaactacATTATTAACGTTCCATTGTGGTCCTGAGATAGGTTTTTAAAAATATCTCCGTATCCCATTAGGGGATGGATCATGAAACTGCATCTTACAAATTCAGAAATTCTGAACTCAAATAAGATTCGCAGAAGCATAAATTCTAAGGATAAGAAATATTCTGCAGAGAATTCACGATAGGTTGTCATAATTCAATGAGACAATTTTCCCCCAAAATGTGTCGATTTAAAATAATTTCCAACGTTTAACAATTACGCTGCAGTAAAAGACAATTACATTTTTAAGAGAAATCCCCGGAAACGTAGCTTACTTCAGTGGGTGGATCTTCTGTGACAATTTTCGTAGGTTTTCTGtggaaaaaaaacgaaaaacacACTATCATCCCGTtcggacatatatatatatcttttgaGATAGTGGCAAACGTTTATTTCAGTGCAACTATTTACATTTTGTACCATAAAAGCTTTGGCACTCTAATCGAAACAAGAGTCAGATTGGAAACATGTTGAAAAcataaatgaatagaaaaagcGTATTATATTTGTAGCTTTTATCATTTTATGGTGTTGCATTTCGCAGTAAGGTGGACTAACAAAAGTTTTGTTACAACTGTCTTCGGTGACATTTCACGCCTCAGATGAGTGCTTCGAGAATGTTGTGTGTAGCACAGATTAGGTAATATAAAATAACGTAGAACTGTTCAACTTTACTACTGTTTTGGAGCAGCGAGAATCGGTGTTTTTGTATCCTCTTACACGAGTATGGCATTGCGTTTAAATCCTCTACAAATAGAGGATGGATTCATTTATCATTTCTAAACCTTGCAGGACACGCAGTTTAGTTTGCTGTTCTATTGTACCAACCAATGTAGCATGAGTTTTCTGAGAAATATATACCTAGGAGAGTCTTAACTATTAAGAAATGGAAAGAAAAGCAGTAAAACCAAGGGCTACAGGACTAGTAGTTCTGTAAACACGTTTATCCTTGATAGTCAGCTGCAAATTTCGGATTCTTGCTTGAGTAATCTTTTGAAAGTTGCTTTACCCTAAAATAGAATTTACGCTCTATAAGGCAATGAAAGAAAAGTTTGTCTACTTGAATGGTAAACAATTTCCGAGCAGTCAATTAAATAGCTGATCCGTTTTTCAGAAATTCTGGTTAGCTAAATGATCTTTCGAAGAATAACATTGAGAATCATTTAGATGAGAGTATATTGCAATTGGTAAAATTTCGCAGCACGGAGTTGGGCTTTCACAATGGCAAAACGTCTGAGCAACTGAAAGTCAATGATTTGAGGTCTTAGAATAAGTACACTTAAGTCACTTGCAAGGCAGAGGGAAAACTCTTCGAGGTATAATACTGAGaccctgagcgaatatgaaaaTCAGTAGATGAGACAGCCGATGATACTAGGACGCTATGAAGAGCTATACCATCTAAGTTAATATTGAGGTTGTGGTTTCTTAAACTTTCCTAATGCATTTGTCATGATAAATTCATTAAATGTGTAGTAACTGAGTTTTGAAACAGCTTGGATTTTACTGGTCTGGTACACTGGTCAACGCAATTTTACATTATTGAcgcaaaattttttaaaatcatcatAGTAAAATTACTTAATTACGAAACACTTTTGAAACTGATAAGGAAGATAAAACTTACTGAGTAGTTTGACTTTTCTTAGTTATTACTATGATAGGTTTACTTGGTGAAGTACCTCTGTGCTTCAACCCAAAACTTTTTGGAGGCGAGCGGCTATGTGATCTTGAACGCGATGTCTTTCTGTCACGACTTGGACTTCTTCGACTGCGGATACTTTCTGCTTCAGGGGAACCACGTCTAATATTTAACTTCGTACGGCCATGTGTGTATGAGCCTGATTTAGAGCGTGAACTTGAGGATCGACTTCGTCGACGGCTTGGGATGGAACGTGATGGTGATCGGGAATGTATGTGAGTACTTCTCCCCGATAAATGACGTCTTTCAATGCCACGAAGACGATCTTCTGATGATCCAGAAGGTGCATAAGCTGCTACAGACGGTGGTACGACGCGGCGCTTCTGGTTTAGCATTTCACGACGCATTTTCCACCTAAATAAACATTTACGTAAGGTTAAAATTAAATACACCAGACAATAAAATAAGGCTTGTTAACTGTTAGCATCAGGACACTAAAGATTGTGAGCCTTTAATGTAGCGTGTTGTCTGAACGGTTACTATATGCAAATAGAACCGCAATTTACCACGCGAATTTATACATCGAGAAAAACAAATCAGAAGTCTCAAAACTTTGGCATTTATGAGCAATAAAGCGATAGGAAGCAAAAATAGCACTTACTTTTCAACAAGATGAGGTGGAGGACTACGAGGGGTTCGTCGGCGTCGTTTTTTGGGACTTGTTTGGGAGTATGAACGAGAACAAGACCTAGAGCTATCAGATTCACAACTAGAATTCGATCTAGAACCTAGCGTAGAACTTCTGGAAGCAGACCGGGAACCACGAGTCACTTTTAATTGTTTGTCTGAATGTGAAGGTGAGGGTTGTTTCCTAGGTTTTTCAGGTGACGGGATCTCCTCCAGTATATGCAGGTCTGTTTTTTCTGAAAACACTTTAACCTGTTCCTTGTTATTATCTGGTTGTGGTGGTGTTGGGATTCTAGAAAGTTCATGAGAAACctgaaaacaaaaaataggGTGGAATGTCCATTAACCTGTAACAGAACATTTGAACGCAGTGTCTACACTCAACTTTCTTACATGAAACCTTATATTTTAAACTTAGACAAtactatataataataataataacgttgCAGTATAAACATATTGTCATTCAAATACAAACAATTTTTCGTCTTTTACATTGGTAGGGGTTATGTATTGCAGCCATTATGCAAAATTTGTTGGTAGTTTATACCCTTCTTTGAAAAGACAGGTAGATAATTTTGGAACCAAACTATGAGTACTGGATGGTATCAGTCAGAAACAAGTGATTATCTAGGTGTGGTAGATGAGTAATCCTATTTAAAATCTTATTTCAAACACAGTGCGACTGCGACAAAAACCAGTTGCAGATATTCgttttaactaaataaaacCTAAAAACTATCACTCACTAAATTAAAATGGATGTGAGTCGGCAAAAACcttaatttatttatgatcAGTTTATTCCTCACTTGGTTTCgatttgagaaatccggaggtGAAGATATGCGGGCATTCTCAGAGGGTGGCGATGGCATCCGATTATTGGAACCGGAACGTGACGGAGGGGATGGGTAAGGGATACGAGATGGTGAAATTATAATAGGTTGATCAATAGGAGCCTGATTTTCAAAAGGTGTAGGAAGCTTCGGTGAAGCCATAAGAACTGGGGattttgattgatatttttgCTGTTGACCAGAAGCACATGAATTAACTGGGGAGATAAGTATCTGTTGTGGGGATTTTAAATTTGGAGATCCAGAATACTTTCCAGGGGACTGATTGGTATGATACACCTTGGGTGAATCACCTAAGTCTCTCTTGGATACGTCATTTGActgataaaacagaaaataatccaattaaaacaattttcaaaaaaaagataTTACACTGCGAAATAATGAATATCCAAAAGTTTGATATTAACATTATGACACCATAATTGCTCTTCAGTGTTTATTATTTGCTTACACTGGGGTATGATAGTGCTAGATTGACAAGCATAAAAGAGAAAACAATACATATTTAAGGAATAAATCCGATTATAAATAGTAATTAACTAATAGTAAAATTCCTGCAGAAAATCAAGTCTTTACACAACTAGCTACATACAAAAGGAAATTCACAAATAGATTGGATAGTTGTAGTTAGGTAAACGTATAACACTAAGAAAACTTTTAACAATTAAATAAGTGCTTACCTTAACGGTCGAATATTCTGAAAATTTAGAGAGTTTTGGAGACTGTTCATGAGTAGTGGTCGGAAGAGTTTTAAACTTAGCATCTTCATCGATATCTACGATATATTCATCGTCTATTTCTGATAAACGTTGGTTTGCTCGCCGGCCTTTACCAAATAAATTCTCAGACACTGACGTCTGACGTATATCTTCGGGAGATCTAACACAACGCCTGTCACTCGAATCATCGGGTTTACCCTCGAACTCGATATAAATCTTTTTTGGGACGGCTGAGACCGGTGACAGATTATTTTGTGTTGGTGAGGAACCATTTtccactaacttggaatcattTACTAATACTCGACTAAAATATATGCAAAACGAACATTTAAAAAGTGATGAAACATTTCTGAAAAGCAATCGTAGTTTTTGACTATCACTGACTTCTAGACAACTTAGGATAGAATTTCCTATAAAACCAAAGAATAATGGCCAGATGGTAAACTATCCTTGCATAACTCGAGTGCGTCAACTACTTCACACGTTAACGAATTCCAGTTGAGCAGAAGGGATTGCTCCAAACTGCAACAGAATACATAGTTGGAATGTTAATATTGAATTTCAAACTAATAAAAAAGACCGAACACCACTAAAAAATTGTATACTTAACACTGAGTAAAAATCCATACATCTTTAAAATACTTGATCGATCGAGGTGTAGTAACAAAAAGCATCATATAATATAAAAACATCAGAAAACGGATAATGTTTAACGAAACTAAACTGCATGAAGACGAAGGATATCTGAAAAAATATACTTTTTACAGGTCTTAACTATGTAGTCTGACTTACTCATACCTGTTAATAAGAACACAATCAAGTATATTGACAAAACTATTAAAAGCGCACTTATTAAAGAATTTTCGTCATAACATAAAGTACATTGTTTTAAAAAGATATCCGCAAGTGTTCAGCAGAAAATGTAGGATTTTTCTATCTGATAAGCAATAAATGTAAGGCTATAGAGAAATGAGCAAAAAGTACAGATATTTGACAAAAGTAACTGCTAGAATGAGATAGATCACCATGAATGTTTCCTAAAATCTGTGGTAGCACGAAGGGTCTTAGCACTAAAAAACTGTTACCAGGATCTTAACAAGAGTAACCAAACATCGAATTCTAAATTTGACAGAGCTGTGTTAAATTCTATTAACTGAGAAATCGAACTCAAGAATAAAAATAGGCAGTGTACTCAAACCGAAGTCAGGAAATGTTGCGAAACCTACTGAGCTAGTGATGGTGAATGACTGGGAGAACGTTGTTTATGACCATCTCGTTGATCCATTGAAAATCCCTTTTCGGAAGAATCAATATCTCTTAGACTACCAGAAACACCAGTATTGGCTATAACAACAGATGATGGCGAAGCACTTGGGTTTCTATTACGACTAGCAGCTACAGATGGAGACAGCGGATCCTGTCTACTTCCACGTGATGAACGGGATGACGATACCCTTCTCCTGAAAGGAAAATGGAATAAGTGAATTTCATGCTAAAATGACACATGATTGCACTACAGAAAATGtggataaataatttattggaAAGCTACGATTTTAGTCAGATCAGATATGCATCTGACCTGATTTCATCTCATGAGTTTCTAATAACTGACCGAACAATTCAAATTCTAAGTATGGGTTGCGGAGGTTGTTGGATTTAAATCGGTTCGTGATTTTAACGAAATTCAGATTATAATGGAAATCCGAACTTATTTTAAATGATCGCAGTCTATTTGTGTTGTTCATCAAATATTTTAATACATAAGACTTCTTTTTTAACACTTGTTGCCCTTAAGAGTATACACTGGTAGACCTACTATTCTAAAAAGCATGAAGTACTAATGCACATACTGTAAGTTGTTTATTTGTTCGTGATTTCTTCGTTCACTCCATTGTTTCCATTCATCTTGGTCTAATCTCTGAGTATGAGAACTTGCTTGGCGCCAGTGGGGTGGGGTGGTGCTACGTTCAGGACTTCCTGAACGAGAGTTTGGGCTCTGGTAACACTAAAATAAATGTTATACAGATTAGAGTTAGGAAATACAAATTAACAACAAAACAACTCTTAGTCATTGAGTACTTATTGGAATAAAAATACTGATAAATACAGATTACAGTCTGAGCACGCGACCATCGGGTCTCTGCGAAGACACAAGACAGAAAAATAGTACTGGGCTTGTGATgtaatttaattattgtttCATAAGGATTAACTTTTGATAACATTAGTTAAATCAATAGAAACATTGTCAGGGCAATCTGACGAAACAGATATGACTTGATGTAAAAAACCAGAGACAAGTATTCCGATATATTTACTACTGTTTTAGATGAAGTGTtagttattatcatttttaaaccATAATCCGTCTAACGAAGTCTAAGAATATCCTTAGCACTGTCGCTAAACACAAACTCGGTTGAAGAGTATGTTCGAAAAAACTAGCATAACGTGGATTGTATGATACGTTACTTTCACTTACTAATTACGTACAACCTCAGCTAATCAGTCACACGTGACACAGAATTTGACATAAATGTGCATCTATCCATGCTGCAGTTTTATGAAATAACTGCGGACTCTATTTTATGAGCTTATGGTGCTATCCAGTTGCAGAAATCTCGGTACTATAACCTAATATAAATATGTAGATTTATACTAAGATTTAAAACACTTCTACTGAAGGCGGAGTTAACTTTTATTCTGTAACACACTGACCTGAAGCAGTATCTAGTTCACTGAGGTAAAGCACCATAAACATTAGTAAGTGAAGCGATCCTCCATAGCTCAATGATTGTGGCACTCAGCTACATGATAAAAGATAGATTCAGTACACTGACTGACCACGATAGTAACTAATTTCATGTTTTCTCAGTGCTTAGTATTAGTAGAATAACTTCGATCGAGTCGCAATGCAGCCACTATTCTAAGTGATTCGACATTGCTTGGAATGTTTTGGTGCTAGGTAGTTGAATAGAAATTGTTATGAAGTCCTAAACCCGGATAGCTTAGTAGTAACTTTTCTGATTGTAAAACTGTATGACACATGTTCCATGCTTAACGAGAACCTCAGTCCATTCAAGATTATGGATATACTATGTTAACGAGTACTAATTAACACGAAACTCAGGCCCGGAGGTCCCTACAGAATGCCAACAACTATCTAATATCAGATTTCATTAACCAATGAACATCCGTTAACGACACTTTGCAAGTTTAAGATGTAAACAGCTAGTACAACTCACGATTCGTCCGCGTCCTTTGACTACTCGACCTGAACGATCCTCTTGGTACCGAGTACGAGCACTTTCGCGGCTGTCTATATCGTGTCTGAAAAATAGAAAATTGTTAAGTTATGTGATGTCGGATAGTATATACATCGAATAACCTTATACAGTCCGATTAACAGTGTGAAAATATATAGTTTACTTATTTTGGCGAATCAAAATTACTGAAGGAATATGAAAACCTATTTACTGAGTACGGATTTGTGTACTGGTATTTGAGCTGTAATTTGTGTGCGAGCTAAGTGGATGAACAAACAGCTATGAAACACTACTTGGATTAAAATTCAGTCTTTTTCAAAACCTCAAAAGCATGTTTACACGTAACGTTGTGTTACTAAAATGAACTGCACAAACGAAAGCATAACTCTTGTTCAGACGTGTTTCAATGAGAGTATTATAGCACTATCTGAAACCATTTAAAAAATGTACGGAATGGCGATAGAACTCCATACAAGGTTAACAAAATTGCTTCAGTACTCAAGTGGCCTGTAATTTATTACCTATGACCATGAATTACGAAGGGATGGATAGAGTGGCCACCTCTAATATTGAGTAAAAACAGTGAAATATAATCAGTATGGAAATACAATGGTAACAGGAGACCCACCTGGATTCAACTGAATTACTGATGCGTGCTGAAATACTGTTGATCAAAAGTAATACAAAGCATTAGACTTAAGTCGTAAAAACAATTAATAGGGTTAATACTGCAACTATGTTACGTCTAGAGGAAGGCGTATGTGCGAAATATTAACAAAAATGAAAGCAACATAAACGCAGTTACGTGACCCCGGTCTACTCAAGACAGAGATATACAGAATACcctcaaaattatcaaatgagAATGACTAAATGACGTTAGCATTACAGTGCTTGAAACGAAAGTCGTCAAGATCCTATAACCGTTGCGGTACTTAAATTTTGCGGACGGTATTCGAAGATCACAGGTCATGTCGGTAGAGGAGACTTTTGGCAAAATTTTAGACAAAAGTAGGTTCGTCAGAGATGATAGATATGGAGAGTAGACTACGCATCACAAAAAGTAACGACCAAAAATCAACATGCAAACACACCGTCGTCTTTAAATCTATTTCTTGATCGATGATTTAGGAAACGTACCTTGACTTCACAGAATAAAGTTGATTTCCACTACATAAATTTTCGATTCAGATCGCTGACTGAATAGCCTAAAAGGCACAAGTGCATAAAACATCTAAGTCAGCTGCAACAATTAGCTAGTCGTAACCCAATATGTTAAGTAATCTACTCTTTATCGTCACATTCAGCATTAACTTCGAAAATAAAAATGAGAGTTTATGACCAATACCTTGGACTAAGATTCACTTTATTTTGAAGCTCTAGCTGATCCTCATCGTAGTTCCCACGATACAGAAATTTCGGTGGCGGTACTTCCGGTACTTCTTCTTTGCGAACACTGCATTCATTATCCATGTCACTTTCACTAAAGAATAGTTTTTACGAAAATCCTTTTACCTATCAGAAAACTCCTCGCCTTCACTGAGTTTCCGTTTCTTCTTCTTTGCCTTCTTGGCTTTTTTCGACTTCTTTTCCTCACCCATTACCTTACTTTTTTTAACTATAGATTTTCATCAGAAACTTAAGGAACTTGCCAGGAATAAGTTCACCGCAAGATTCAATCACAATCGATTTTACCGGGCGATGGGCCTTAGTGTCAGAAATTGGAACAGCTTCGATTTTCCTGACAACATCTTCCCCTGATATAACATGGCCGAATACCATATGTTTTCCATTCAGGTGGGGAGCAGGAGCAGTTGTACTGAAACTAATTAGTAGCAAATATTTAGCCTTACATGAAAAACTGAGAGCCATTAGTGTTAGGCCCTCTGTTTGCCATAGAAAGCAAAAACGGTCGGTCATGTTCGGTTGTAAGGCACTCATCTTAGAAAATCAAAACTTTCC
It contains:
- a CDS encoding putative peptidyl-prolyl cis-trans isomerase G, ppig, which produces MGKHKFKTRCYLDIKIDSQPAGRIVFELFNDICPKAAENFKKLCQGVCGLGLKTGKPLTYQGSVFHRVIKGFMVQGGDFSNKDGTGGESIYGGTFADECLTTEHDRPFLLSMANRGPNTNGSQFFITTAPAPHLNGKHMVFGHVISGEDVVRKIEAVPISDTKAHRPVKSIVIESCVKKSKVMGEEKKSKKAKKAKKKKRKLSEGEEFSDSESDMDNECSVRKEEVPEVPPPKFLYRGNYDEDQLELQNKVNLSPSISARISNSVESRHDIDSRESARTRYQEDRSGRVVKGRGRICYQSPNSRSGSPERSTTPPHWRQASSHTQRLDQDEWKQWSERRNHEQINNLQRRVSSSRSSRGSRQDPLSPSVAASRNRNPSASPSSVVIANTGVSGSLRDIDSSEKGFSMDQRDGHKQRSPSHSPSLAHRVLVNDSKLVENGSSPTQNNLSPVSAVPKKIYIEFEGKPDDSSDRRCVRSPEDIRQTSVSENLFGKGRRANQRLSEIDDEYIVDIDEDAKFKTLPTTTHEQSPKLSKFSEYSTVKSNDVSKRDLGDSPKVYHTNQSPGKYSGSPNLKSPQQILISPVNSCASGQQQKYQSKSPVLMASPKLPTPFENQAPIDQPIIISPSRIPYPSPPSRSGSNNRMPSPPSENARISSPPDFSNRNQVSHELSRIPTPPQPDNNKEQVKVFSEKTDLHILEEIPSPEKPRKQPSPSHSDKQLKVTRGSRSASRSSTLGSRSNSSCESDSSRSCSRSYSQTSPKKRRRRTPRSPPPHLVEKWKMRREMLNQKRRVVPPSVAAYAPSGSSEDRLRGIERRHLSGRSTHIHSRSPSRSIPSRRRSRSSSSRSKSGSYTHGRTKLNIRRGSPEAESIRSRRSPSRDRKTSRSRSHSRSPPKSFGLKHRGTSPSKPIIVITKKSQTTQKPTKIVTEDPPTENTVTTSKWENSPQIVEKNTNQHLGPWTNKHWETGDKVELDESVNKDEKTLATAKTQGPNSTSVLQRLRVVQEDSSKNEVHLHKNENSPAAVIDNKEKLENSIPASNETTSIPTVPTMIKPQVPPISRNQVKKPTAIRGRSHSSSSSSASSSSSSGSSSRSSSRPKRSRKRCRSISSSARKMQRSDFSDSRSRGRGSRGRYSPVSRSYYTRSRSRSFSTRASTNWGTRTSYPSRNRSWSRSRSRSFSRDSRSHSSSARRHKRRHRRTRRGRNSSRSWSSSRSSSRSIRRR
- a CDS encoding putative cyclophilin-like protein, which gives rise to MGKHKFKTRCYLDIKIDSQPAGRIVFELFNDICPKAAENFKKLCQGVCGLGLKTGKPLTYQGSVFHRVIKGFMVQGGDFSNKDGTGGESIYGGTFADECLTTEHDRPFLLSMANRGPNTNGSQFFITTAPAPHLNGKHMVFGHVISGEDVVRKIEAVPISDTKAHRPVKSIVIESCVKKSKVMGEEKKSKKAKKAKKKKRKLSEGEEFSDSESDMDNECSVRKEEVPEVPPPKFLYRGNYDEDQLELQNKVNLSPRHDIDSRESARTRYQEDRSGRVVKGRGRICYQSPNSRSGSPERSTTPPHWRQASSHTQRLDQDEWKQWSERRNHEQINNLQRRVSSSRSSRGSRQDPLSPSVAASRNRNPSASPSSVVIANTGVSGSLRDIDSSEKGFSMDQRDGHKQRSPSHSPSLAHRVLVNDSKLVENGSSPTQNNLSPVSAVPKKIYIEFEGKPDDSSDRRCVRSPEDIRQTSVSENLFGKGRRANQRLSEIDDEYIVDIDEDAKFKTLPTTTHEQSPKLSKFSEYSTVKSNDVSKRDLGDSPKVYHTNQSPGKYSGSPNLKSPQQILISPVNSCASGQQQKYQSKSPVLMASPKLPTPFENQAPIDQPIIISPSRIPYPSPPSRSGSNNRMPSPPSENARISSPPDFSNRNQVSHELSRIPTPPQPDNNKEQVKVFSEKTDLHILEEIPSPEKPRKQPSPSHSDKQLKVTRGSRSASRSSTLGSRSNSSCESDSSRSCSRSYSQTSPKKRRRRTPRSPPPHLVEKWKMRREMLNQKRRVVPPSVAAYAPSGSSEDRLRGIERRHLSGRSTHIHSRSPSRSIPSRRRSRSSSSRSKSGSYTHGRTKLNIRRGSPEAESIRSRRSPSRDRKTSRSRSHSRSPPKSFGLKHRGTSPSKPIIVITKKSQTTQKPTKIVTEDPPTENTVTTSKWENSPQIVEKNTNQHLGPWTNKHWETGDKVELDESVNKDEKTLATAKTQGPNSTSVLQRLRVVQEDSSKNEVHLHKNENSPAAVIDNKEKLENSIPASNETTSIPTVPTMIKPQVPPISRNQVKKPTAIRGRSHSSSSSSASSSSSSGSSSRSSSRPKRSRKRCRSISSSARKMQRSDFSDSRSRGRGSRGRYSPVSRSYYTRSRSRSFSTRASTNWGTRTSYPSRNRSWSRSRSRSFSRDSRSHSSSARRHKRRHRRTRRGRNSSRSWSSSRSSSRSIRRR